Proteins encoded in a region of the Mycolicibacterium chitae genome:
- the dapB gene encoding 4-hydroxy-tetrahydrodipicolinate reductase, with product MRVGVLGAKGKVGATMVAAVEAADDLDFTAGVDAGDDLGRLTDSGTEVVIDFTHPDVVMDNLKFLIDNGIHAVVGTTGFTQERLDQVSAWVEAKPGANVLIAPNFAIGAVLTMHFARQAAPYFESVEIIELHHPHKADAPSGTAARTAKLIGEARKGLPPNPDATSTGLDGARGADVDGVPVHSVRLTGLVAHQEVLFGTQGETLTIRHDSLDRTSFVPGVLLGVREIGKHPGLTVGIESLMNLG from the coding sequence ATGCGAGTGGGAGTTCTGGGCGCCAAGGGTAAAGTGGGGGCGACGATGGTCGCTGCGGTCGAAGCGGCCGACGACCTCGACTTCACCGCCGGGGTGGACGCCGGTGACGACCTGGGCCGGCTGACCGACAGCGGCACCGAGGTGGTCATCGACTTCACCCACCCCGACGTGGTGATGGACAATCTGAAGTTCTTGATCGACAACGGGATTCACGCCGTCGTCGGCACCACGGGTTTCACCCAGGAGCGCCTGGATCAGGTCAGCGCGTGGGTCGAGGCCAAGCCGGGTGCCAACGTGTTGATCGCCCCGAACTTCGCCATCGGCGCGGTGCTGACCATGCACTTCGCCCGGCAGGCCGCGCCGTACTTCGAATCGGTGGAGATCATCGAGCTGCACCACCCGCACAAGGCCGACGCCCCCTCCGGCACCGCGGCGCGCACCGCGAAACTGATCGGTGAGGCCCGAAAAGGGTTGCCGCCCAACCCCGATGCCACCAGCACCGGACTCGACGGCGCGCGCGGCGCCGATGTGGACGGCGTCCCGGTGCACTCGGTGCGGCTCACCGGGTTGGTGGCCCACCAGGAGGTGCTGTTCGGCACCCAGGGGGAGACGCTGACCATCCGGCACGACAGCCTGGATCGCACCTCGTTCGTGCCCGGCGTGCTGTTGGGGGTCCGGGAGATCGGCAAGCATCCCGGGCTCACCGTCGGGATCGAGTCCCTGATGAACCTGGGCTGA
- a CDS encoding enoyl-CoA hydratase/isomerase family protein translates to MSSIRLELTGRVAHLVLARPERRNALDESLIEALDEAVAELESAADVGAVVVRGDGPGFSSGIDAATLARLATPAGLNRIRGAFVAAYDRLERLPIPTVASVHGWAIGAGFELALACDLRVIAGDATMGLPETRMGVVPDVGGAGRLAALVGAGRAKELILTSAMIDGARAGRLGIANRVVPAAKLAAATAALTDELLACSTTANGLAKRLIDRAARPLWADTLDAELQAQRQCIQTPEFLAAYRQFLAAPGANSPQARK, encoded by the coding sequence ATGTCCTCCATCCGGCTCGAACTCACCGGCCGCGTCGCCCATCTGGTACTGGCGCGGCCCGAGCGACGGAATGCCCTGGACGAGAGCCTCATCGAGGCCCTCGATGAGGCGGTCGCCGAGCTGGAGTCCGCGGCGGATGTCGGCGCCGTGGTGGTCCGCGGCGACGGACCGGGATTCAGCTCGGGCATCGACGCGGCGACGCTGGCCCGGCTGGCAACACCGGCGGGACTCAACCGCATCCGCGGCGCCTTCGTCGCGGCCTACGACCGGCTCGAGCGGCTACCGATCCCCACCGTGGCCAGCGTGCACGGCTGGGCCATCGGCGCGGGTTTCGAACTGGCGTTGGCGTGCGACCTGCGGGTCATCGCCGGGGACGCAACGATGGGGCTGCCCGAGACCCGGATGGGCGTGGTCCCCGATGTCGGCGGAGCCGGGCGGCTGGCCGCGCTGGTCGGGGCCGGGCGGGCCAAAGAACTGATCCTGACCTCCGCGATGATCGACGGCGCGCGGGCCGGGCGGCTCGGCATCGCCAACCGCGTGGTGCCCGCGGCCAAACTGGCCGCCGCAACCGCCGCGCTGACCGACGAGCTGCTGGCCTGCTCGACCACCGCCAACGGGCTGGCCAAGCGCCTCATCGACCGCGCCGCACGCCCGCTGTGGGCCGACACGCTCGACGCGGAACTGCAGGCCCAGCGGCAGTGCATCCAGACGCCCGAGTTCCTCGCGGCATACCGGCAGTTCCTCGCCGCACCGGGAGCCAACAGCCCGCAGGCCCGCAAATGA
- a CDS encoding CsbD family protein: protein MSAMDKAKNKLEDLGGKAKEASGRASGDESQENEGKLDQVKSNLKDAGEKVKDAFK from the coding sequence ATGAGCGCCATGGACAAGGCGAAGAACAAGCTCGAGGATCTCGGCGGCAAGGCCAAGGAGGCCTCCGGCCGGGCCAGCGGCGACGAGAGCCAGGAGAACGAGGGCAAGCTCGACCAGGTCAAGTCCAACCTCAAGGACGCCGGCGAGAAGGTCAAGGACGCCTTCAAGTAA
- a CDS encoding flavin-containing monooxygenase, with translation MTPGRTSPRAAVIGAGSAGLAACVGLQAAGIEFDCFEKSDRVGGLWVFENPSGVAAAYRTLSSNAPKGYMGYRDFPMADDLPAYPSHWDFARYFDDYARHFGLHRHIQFGTEVTHVAARADGGFDVQLDDGRTQRYDHVLVANGHHWDARMPEPMFPGTFDGTLMHSRDYRDSAFLAGKRVVVVGIGNSAVDIACEAAHLADTTYLSVRRGAHIMPKYVFGMAPPNWLLNSASHKPGRVVLGALMRLTNGRGQDYGLPTPDHAFGDAHPTMSAGVMDELRLGRITPKPQIAELLGDRVRFVDGTVEPVDVIICATGYRITFPFFDEDFLSAPDNHIALYHRVIDPDRPGLFFVGLCQPLGAIQPLAELQGKWIGELLAGRCALPAVEDMRRAIKADQRWLRKRFIASARHTIQVDHNHYLKTLRREMRAGRRRARRAGANPGVPDSRSAGLVSAP, from the coding sequence ATGACCCCTGGCCGGACTTCCCCGAGGGCCGCCGTGATCGGGGCCGGATCCGCGGGATTGGCCGCGTGTGTCGGCTTGCAGGCGGCCGGTATCGAGTTCGACTGCTTCGAGAAGAGCGATCGAGTGGGCGGCCTCTGGGTCTTCGAGAACCCCAGCGGGGTCGCCGCGGCCTACCGCACCCTCAGTTCCAATGCTCCCAAGGGGTACATGGGTTACCGCGACTTCCCGATGGCCGACGACCTGCCCGCCTACCCGAGCCACTGGGACTTCGCACGTTACTTCGACGACTATGCGCGTCATTTCGGTCTCCACCGGCACATTCAGTTCGGCACCGAGGTCACCCACGTCGCCGCGCGGGCCGACGGCGGCTTCGACGTGCAACTCGATGACGGCCGCACCCAACGCTACGACCACGTGCTGGTGGCCAACGGTCACCACTGGGACGCGCGCATGCCGGAACCGATGTTTCCCGGCACGTTCGACGGCACCCTGATGCACTCCCGGGACTACCGGGATTCGGCCTTTCTGGCCGGTAAGCGGGTCGTGGTGGTGGGGATCGGAAACAGCGCGGTCGACATCGCCTGCGAGGCCGCGCATCTGGCGGACACCACGTATCTGTCGGTCCGTCGCGGCGCGCACATCATGCCGAAGTACGTCTTCGGCATGGCGCCGCCGAACTGGCTGTTGAACTCCGCCTCGCACAAGCCCGGTCGCGTAGTGCTCGGGGCACTGATGCGGCTGACCAACGGCCGCGGCCAGGACTACGGACTCCCCACCCCGGACCACGCCTTCGGCGATGCCCATCCGACGATGTCCGCCGGGGTGATGGACGAGTTGCGGCTGGGTCGGATCACACCCAAACCGCAGATCGCCGAACTGCTGGGCGACCGGGTCCGGTTCGTCGACGGGACGGTCGAACCGGTCGACGTGATCATCTGCGCGACGGGCTACCGGATCACCTTCCCGTTCTTCGACGAAGACTTCCTCAGCGCCCCCGACAACCACATCGCGCTGTATCACCGAGTGATCGACCCGGACCGGCCCGGCTTGTTCTTCGTCGGGCTATGCCAACCGCTCGGCGCCATTCAGCCGCTCGCCGAACTGCAGGGCAAATGGATCGGAGAACTGCTCGCCGGACGCTGCGCGCTGCCGGCTGTCGAGGACATGCGCCGCGCGATCAAGGCCGATCAGCGCTGGCTACGGAAGCGGTTCATCGCTTCGGCCCGCCACACCATCCAGGTGGATCACAACCATTACCTCAAGACGCTGCGCCGCGAGATGCGCGCGGGGCGGCGGCGGGCGCGGCGCGCCGGTGCGAATCCGGGTGTGCCGGACAGTCGCTCGGCCGGGCTGGTATCCGCGCCGTGA
- a CDS encoding SDR family oxidoreductase, with product MQSDSNTRVALVTGASRGIGAEVAQHLARPDTHVIVNYRKNSAGADAVVDAIRSAGGQASTVAADISEEAATAAMIDGVAERFGRLDALVLNASGGLEAGIDPNHAMRINHDAQQRLARLTLPLMPAGANLVFATSHQAHFYPHKAVPKGYATVAASKRAGETALYAMRSQFERRGVHFTVVSGDMIDGKAVLTLLDGGDSATTVTRRRSAHRGVAEFATAIAHAATAPSTAGIVYVGGPNHLARMSA from the coding sequence ATGCAATCAGACAGCAACACCCGGGTCGCGCTGGTCACCGGTGCCTCGCGCGGAATCGGCGCCGAGGTCGCCCAGCACCTCGCCCGACCCGACACCCACGTCATCGTCAACTACCGGAAGAACTCGGCGGGCGCCGACGCCGTCGTCGACGCGATCCGCAGCGCGGGCGGCCAGGCCTCCACGGTCGCCGCCGACATCTCCGAGGAGGCGGCCACGGCCGCGATGATCGACGGCGTGGCCGAGCGGTTCGGCCGCCTGGATGCGTTGGTGCTCAACGCCTCCGGTGGATTGGAGGCCGGCATCGACCCCAATCACGCGATGCGGATCAATCACGACGCCCAGCAGCGACTCGCCCGCCTGACGCTGCCGCTGATGCCGGCCGGGGCCAATCTGGTCTTCGCCACCAGCCATCAGGCGCACTTCTACCCGCACAAGGCGGTGCCGAAGGGATACGCCACCGTCGCGGCCAGCAAGCGCGCCGGTGAGACCGCGCTGTACGCCATGCGTTCGCAGTTCGAGCGCCGGGGCGTCCACTTCACCGTGGTCTCCGGCGACATGATCGACGGCAAGGCCGTGCTCACGCTGCTCGACGGCGGCGACTCGGCCACGACGGTGACGCGCCGCCGGTCGGCCCACCGCGGCGTCGCCGAGTTCGCCACGGCCATCGCCCACGCGGCCACCGCGCCGAGCACCGCCGGGATCGTCTACGTCGGCGGCCCCAATCATCTGGCCCGGATGTCCGCCTGA
- a CDS encoding adenylate/guanylate cyclase domain-containing protein, with amino-acid sequence MVSPVSEATGRCGACGNDLRAQARFCDACGAPVSPRPPVGEHKQVTVLFVDVVGSMRLAATLDAERLQAIMNELFNRAAAVVQRYQGTVDKFTGDGLMALFGAPVALEDHALRGCIAALAIQAAANDFAAEVARCDGVALQIRVGLNSGDVITGEIGWGPGGYTAIGHPVGIAQRMEAGARPGEVLCSLSTARLIEHATRLGPVEAVAVKGADAPVPARQLLAVESGQVVSRRDDGAMLGRDAEFDRLRAVFEAGGGLVGIIGAPGLGKSRLVDEFVAFAADRGAQIVVARCESHTAAVPFRVLSRMLRALFGVDGLTDDQAAERIAGCFGENAPSPDDMHILFDAMGIAAPAQEVSVDGRRRRLVELMAQATRMRPARTVFVLEDAHWIDAPSDDVLAEFGSTLAASSMLVETCRPEFDGALRRRAEHTITLRPLTASSSMRLAHQLLGPDPSTAGLADRIAVAAAGNPFFVEEIVRDLAGRGVLSGSRGGYRLTGAVERIEVPATVQAVLAARIDRLDAEAKSVLNAAAVIGTRFDIATLQALRPDGVTARLAELVSAELIDQIEFVPRQRYCFRHPLVRTVAYESQLSANRAQAHRRLAAAIEARDPGADENATLIATHLEAAGALVDAYHWHMRAAEWLRSRDLLAARAQWESAQRIADLLADDHPEAVARQIAPRTMLTSTLLYVGGDDIHAEQRYRELRELAPRIGDRRSLALATAGRIWSLNVNDIRVPEAAELASEVEEMLDGVDCDATTTAIVLNAVAFARFANCDFQAALRAAKAVVDLPGEPVEPERVSADGLRGTIEICLGRAERGGRRLRDIASASELHPVRHASVLMYLGFLTAFGMYRGDELVPVMRDVLHRAEAFGDLCGINIAEWTYGTVLLYAAGGRTAEVVEVLTRARQRIEEHKMGTFGLPVLIAGLAREAARTGRRDHALHELRTQVALHLANGTWLFVGYPAEPLVELLLEHGADDEVAEARRVLGAWQVHRPGLAVLDLWWYRCCALLAQADGDRRAYDERARRYLELCELARRGHTVVLRTLSSCVPIARGLGFYADAIDPRIEEIELDDWKGTNQRRALELGVAVFARRAPYEAADLADAVAEAHPDAVLVDVNCWGALSVAEVGGLPWACFAPYTPPLRASGVPPFGLGLRPLPGVAGRLRDAAARAVVIRSVEGVMLPPINTLRARLAVGPVATMDEFLRRAPLLLVASGTPFQYPQTDWGETVAMIGPCVLDPGPSAAPDWLSAIDRPIVLVTTSSEKQADDTLVRTAIAALADEPVHTVATLPAGLPDGLAAGANATLCRQVPHGALLDRAVCAVTHGGMGVTQKALDRAVPVCVVPYGRDQFEVARRVEVARCGTRLPAKKLAPARLRAKVREAMTMTDGAQRVAAGFAATGGTVRGAELFEQRVLGSG; translated from the coding sequence ATGGTCAGTCCGGTCAGCGAGGCCACCGGTCGGTGCGGGGCGTGCGGTAACGACCTGCGCGCGCAGGCGCGGTTCTGCGACGCCTGCGGTGCGCCGGTGTCCCCGCGCCCGCCGGTCGGCGAGCACAAGCAGGTGACGGTGCTGTTCGTCGACGTGGTGGGGTCGATGAGGCTGGCGGCAACCCTGGATGCCGAGCGCCTGCAGGCCATCATGAACGAGTTGTTCAACCGTGCGGCCGCGGTGGTGCAGCGCTACCAGGGCACGGTCGACAAGTTCACCGGCGACGGCCTGATGGCCCTGTTCGGCGCGCCGGTGGCGCTCGAGGATCACGCCCTGCGCGGCTGCATCGCGGCGTTGGCCATCCAGGCGGCGGCCAACGACTTCGCCGCCGAGGTGGCCCGATGTGACGGAGTCGCGCTGCAGATCCGCGTCGGGCTGAACTCCGGCGACGTGATCACCGGTGAAATCGGTTGGGGCCCAGGTGGGTACACGGCCATCGGCCATCCCGTCGGGATCGCGCAGCGGATGGAGGCGGGCGCCCGCCCGGGTGAGGTGCTGTGTTCGTTGTCCACCGCGCGCCTCATCGAGCATGCCACCCGGCTCGGCCCGGTCGAGGCCGTCGCGGTCAAGGGCGCGGACGCCCCGGTGCCGGCGCGGCAACTGCTCGCGGTGGAATCCGGTCAGGTGGTGTCGCGCCGCGACGACGGGGCGATGCTCGGCCGGGACGCCGAGTTCGACCGGCTGCGCGCGGTTTTCGAGGCCGGCGGCGGGCTGGTCGGGATCATCGGCGCACCCGGGTTGGGCAAGAGCCGGCTGGTCGACGAGTTCGTCGCGTTCGCCGCGGACCGCGGCGCCCAGATCGTCGTCGCTCGGTGCGAGTCGCACACCGCGGCGGTCCCGTTCCGGGTGCTGTCGCGGATGCTGCGCGCGTTGTTCGGGGTGGACGGACTCACCGACGATCAGGCCGCCGAGCGCATCGCCGGCTGCTTCGGCGAGAACGCGCCGTCGCCCGACGACATGCACATCCTGTTCGACGCGATGGGGATCGCCGCCCCCGCTCAGGAGGTCAGCGTCGACGGCCGGCGGCGTCGTCTGGTCGAGTTGATGGCGCAGGCGACCCGGATGCGCCCCGCGCGAACGGTGTTCGTCCTCGAGGATGCGCACTGGATCGACGCGCCCAGCGACGACGTCCTGGCCGAGTTCGGGTCGACACTGGCGGCGTCGTCGATGCTGGTCGAAACGTGCCGCCCGGAGTTCGACGGGGCGCTGCGCCGCCGCGCCGAGCACACGATCACGCTGCGACCGCTGACCGCGTCGTCGTCGATGCGACTGGCCCACCAGCTGCTGGGGCCCGACCCGTCGACGGCGGGTCTGGCCGACCGGATAGCCGTTGCCGCAGCGGGTAATCCGTTCTTTGTCGAGGAGATCGTCCGGGATTTGGCCGGTCGCGGTGTGCTCTCGGGCAGTCGCGGCGGTTATCGGCTCACCGGCGCCGTCGAGCGCATCGAGGTGCCCGCCACCGTCCAGGCCGTGCTGGCCGCCCGTATCGACCGGCTGGACGCGGAGGCGAAGTCCGTCCTGAACGCCGCGGCGGTGATCGGAACCCGCTTCGACATCGCCACGCTGCAGGCGCTGCGACCGGACGGGGTGACGGCGCGGTTGGCCGAGTTGGTGTCCGCGGAGCTCATCGACCAGATCGAATTCGTTCCGCGCCAGCGGTATTGCTTCCGGCACCCGCTGGTGCGCACCGTGGCCTACGAATCGCAGCTGAGCGCCAACCGCGCCCAGGCGCACCGCCGGCTCGCGGCGGCCATCGAGGCCCGCGATCCGGGCGCCGACGAGAACGCCACGCTGATCGCCACCCACCTCGAGGCCGCGGGCGCGCTGGTGGATGCCTACCACTGGCACATGCGCGCCGCGGAATGGCTGCGGTCCCGCGATCTTCTCGCCGCCCGCGCGCAGTGGGAGAGCGCGCAGCGCATCGCCGACCTGCTGGCCGATGACCACCCCGAGGCGGTCGCGCGGCAGATCGCGCCGCGCACCATGCTGACCTCGACGCTGCTGTACGTGGGCGGTGACGACATCCACGCCGAGCAGCGCTACCGCGAACTGCGGGAGCTGGCCCCGCGCATCGGCGATCGGCGCTCACTGGCGCTGGCCACCGCCGGTCGCATCTGGTCGTTGAACGTCAACGACATTCGCGTCCCGGAGGCCGCGGAGCTGGCGTCGGAGGTCGAGGAGATGCTCGACGGCGTGGACTGCGACGCGACGACGACGGCGATCGTCCTCAACGCGGTGGCCTTCGCGCGCTTCGCAAACTGCGATTTCCAGGCCGCCCTGCGGGCCGCGAAGGCTGTCGTCGACCTGCCGGGCGAGCCGGTCGAGCCGGAGCGGGTATCGGCCGACGGGCTGCGCGGAACCATCGAGATCTGTCTCGGCCGTGCCGAACGGGGCGGCCGGCGCCTGCGGGACATCGCGTCGGCGTCCGAACTGCACCCGGTGCGCCACGCGAGTGTGTTGATGTACCTGGGCTTTCTCACGGCGTTCGGCATGTACCGGGGCGACGAGTTGGTCCCCGTCATGCGGGACGTGCTCCACCGCGCCGAGGCGTTCGGTGACCTGTGCGGCATCAACATCGCCGAATGGACGTACGGCACCGTGCTGCTGTACGCGGCGGGCGGTCGCACGGCGGAGGTCGTCGAGGTGCTGACCCGGGCGCGGCAGCGGATCGAAGAGCACAAGATGGGTACCTTCGGGCTGCCGGTGCTCATCGCGGGCCTGGCGCGCGAGGCCGCCCGGACCGGGCGCCGCGACCACGCCCTGCACGAGTTGCGCACTCAGGTGGCTCTGCACCTGGCCAACGGGACGTGGCTATTCGTGGGCTACCCGGCCGAGCCGCTCGTCGAGTTGCTGCTCGAGCACGGGGCGGACGACGAAGTGGCCGAGGCCCGCCGCGTCCTGGGCGCCTGGCAGGTGCATCGGCCGGGCCTCGCAGTGTTGGACCTGTGGTGGTACCGGTGCTGCGCGCTGCTGGCCCAGGCCGACGGCGACCGCCGGGCGTACGACGAGCGGGCCCGGCGGTATCTGGAGCTGTGCGAGTTGGCGCGCCGCGGCCACACCGTCGTGCTGCGCACGCTGTCGAGCTGCGTGCCCATCGCGCGCGGCCTCGGCTTCTACGCCGACGCCATCGATCCCCGCATCGAGGAGATCGAACTCGACGACTGGAAGGGCACCAACCAACGCCGCGCCCTGGAGCTCGGGGTGGCCGTGTTCGCCCGGCGCGCCCCCTATGAGGCGGCCGATCTGGCCGACGCGGTCGCCGAAGCCCACCCCGACGCCGTGCTGGTGGACGTGAACTGCTGGGGCGCGCTGTCGGTCGCCGAGGTCGGGGGACTGCCGTGGGCGTGCTTCGCGCCGTACACCCCGCCGCTGCGCGCGTCCGGGGTTCCGCCGTTCGGGCTCGGCCTGCGCCCGCTGCCGGGGGTGGCGGGTCGGTTGCGCGACGCCGCGGCACGCGCTGTCGTCATCCGATCCGTCGAGGGCGTGATGCTGCCGCCGATCAACACGCTGCGCGCCCGACTGGCCGTCGGTCCCGTCGCGACCATGGACGAATTCCTGCGTCGGGCGCCGCTGCTGCTGGTCGCCAGCGGTACGCCGTTCCAATACCCGCAGACCGACTGGGGCGAGACGGTGGCGATGATCGGACCCTGCGTGCTGGACCCCGGGCCGAGCGCCGCGCCGGACTGGCTGAGCGCGATCGACCGGCCGATCGTCCTGGTCACCACGTCGTCGGAGAAGCAGGCCGACGACACGCTGGTGCGCACGGCGATCGCCGCGCTGGCCGACGAGCCCGTGCACA
- a CDS encoding alpha/beta hydrolase — protein sequence MKRHDLRIPVAGTAVAAWHYVADGPHRRPCVVMAHGFCGTRDAGLVGFGERFAAAGIDTLCFDYRGFGASDGYPRQVIDFAAQRRDYHAAIDAAHQLDQVDGVVIWGTSLSGGHVLAVAAGRTDLTGVIALTPIVDGLSTLLRMRRELTAGTAVRLGAAALRDALAAGSGAAPVLLPAVGAPHTVAMLTTPDALPGYLAVAERAPLWRNEFAARMLLRVPAYRPVLRAHRIGAPVLVQIAAGDRNAPADLAQAAAQRAKAVVREYGGAGHFDVYDRGPVFDAVVGDQISFVSSLSERTVS from the coding sequence ATGAAACGGCACGACCTGCGCATCCCCGTTGCCGGCACCGCGGTCGCGGCGTGGCACTACGTGGCCGACGGCCCCCACCGCCGCCCGTGTGTGGTGATGGCACACGGCTTCTGCGGCACCAGGGACGCGGGCCTGGTGGGCTTCGGTGAACGTTTCGCCGCCGCCGGCATCGACACCCTGTGCTTCGACTATCGGGGTTTCGGCGCCTCGGACGGCTATCCGCGCCAGGTCATCGACTTCGCCGCCCAGCGCCGGGACTACCACGCCGCGATCGACGCCGCGCACCAACTGGACCAGGTGGACGGCGTGGTGATCTGGGGCACCTCGCTGTCGGGCGGTCACGTCCTGGCGGTGGCGGCCGGGCGCACCGACCTGACCGGGGTCATCGCCCTCACCCCGATCGTCGACGGATTGAGCACGCTGTTACGGATGCGGCGCGAACTCACCGCGGGCACCGCGGTGCGGCTGGGCGCGGCCGCGCTGCGGGACGCCCTCGCCGCCGGGTCCGGGGCCGCGCCGGTGTTGCTGCCCGCGGTCGGGGCGCCGCATACCGTGGCGATGCTGACCACCCCGGATGCCCTGCCCGGCTACCTCGCGGTGGCCGAGCGGGCCCCGCTGTGGCGCAATGAGTTCGCGGCCCGGATGCTGCTGCGCGTACCGGCGTACCGGCCGGTTCTGCGCGCCCACCGGATCGGCGCCCCGGTGCTGGTACAGATCGCCGCCGGGGATCGCAATGCGCCGGCCGACCTGGCACAGGCCGCGGCGCAGCGCGCGAAGGCGGTGGTGCGCGAGTACGGCGGCGCGGGGCACTTCGACGTCTACGACCGCGGGCCGGTCTTCGATGCCGTTGTGGGCGACCAGATCTCCTTCGTGTCGTCACTTTCAGAAAGGACAGTGTCATGA
- a CDS encoding flavodoxin family protein codes for MFEAVLSGASDPALAGVDVVRRPALSVSTTDWLEADGYLLGTPANLGYISGALKHAFDQSYYPLLDATRGRPFGLYIHGNEGTEGAERAVDGITAGLGWARVTETVVVSGKPSKDDLEACWNLGGTVAAQLMG; via the coding sequence ATGTTCGAGGCCGTGCTGTCCGGCGCGTCGGATCCTGCCCTCGCGGGTGTGGACGTGGTCCGTCGACCGGCGTTGTCGGTGTCGACCACCGACTGGCTCGAGGCCGACGGCTATCTACTGGGCACTCCCGCGAACCTCGGCTACATCTCCGGTGCCCTCAAGCACGCGTTCGACCAGTCCTACTACCCGCTGCTCGATGCGACCCGGGGACGTCCGTTCGGCCTGTACATCCACGGCAACGAGGGCACCGAGGGCGCCGAACGCGCGGTCGACGGCATCACCGCGGGTCTGGGTTGGGCGCGGGTGACCGAGACAGTGGTGGTGTCGGGCAAGCCGTCCAAGGACGACCTCGAGGCGTGCTGGAATCTGGGCGGCACCGTCGCCGCGCAACTGATGGGATAG
- a CDS encoding CynX/NimT family MFS transporter, whose protein sequence is MVAGGALLIVAVILTALNLRPAITSVGPLLGEMRGSLGVSATWAGVLTTLPGLCFAAAGLTAPWLSRRIGLGHAISVALGVLTIGLLVRVLDGPYVVIGGTLVATAGIALANVLIPVVIKGSFPARIGLMTGIYTAALQGGGALGSGVTPLLDDVLGGWRAALGSWALVAALALLLWLLGARQLARAAPASVDPGVRPRSLLRNRLAWTITLFFGCQSLLAYIVMGWLPEVFIDHGVSQTNAGLLVGLVSLLAVPISLVIAPLAARQRHQSGWIVTLGAIGFVGMIGLAVDPGAAPLLWSILVGLGMSVFSLALAVIALRARTPEDTAQLSGMVQGFGYLLAGIGPLLFGLLHDLTGGWTAPWTMALAVYAVQMVAGAVAGRNRYV, encoded by the coding sequence ATGGTGGCCGGCGGGGCGCTGCTGATCGTCGCGGTCATCCTGACCGCGCTGAACCTGCGTCCGGCGATCACCAGCGTCGGCCCGCTGCTGGGGGAGATGCGCGGTTCCCTGGGCGTCTCGGCGACCTGGGCCGGGGTGCTGACCACCCTGCCCGGACTGTGTTTCGCCGCGGCCGGCCTCACCGCGCCGTGGCTGTCCCGCCGCATCGGGTTGGGGCACGCGATCTCGGTGGCGCTGGGCGTGCTGACCATCGGACTGCTCGTGCGGGTGCTCGACGGGCCCTACGTCGTCATCGGCGGGACGCTGGTGGCCACCGCCGGCATCGCGCTGGCCAACGTGCTGATCCCGGTCGTGATCAAGGGTTCGTTCCCCGCGCGGATCGGGCTGATGACCGGGATCTACACCGCCGCCCTGCAGGGCGGCGGCGCGCTGGGTTCCGGGGTGACACCCCTGCTCGACGACGTCCTCGGCGGCTGGCGGGCGGCCCTGGGCAGCTGGGCGTTGGTCGCCGCCCTCGCCCTGCTGCTGTGGCTGTTGGGCGCGCGCCAGCTCGCTCGGGCCGCACCCGCCTCGGTCGACCCGGGGGTGCGGCCACGTTCGCTGCTGCGCAACCGCCTGGCCTGGACCATCACCCTGTTTTTCGGCTGTCAGTCGCTGCTGGCCTACATCGTGATGGGGTGGCTGCCCGAGGTGTTCATCGACCACGGTGTCAGCCAGACCAACGCCGGGCTGCTGGTGGGGCTGGTGTCGCTGCTGGCCGTGCCGATCAGCCTGGTCATCGCGCCGCTGGCGGCCCGGCAACGCCACCAGAGCGGGTGGATCGTGACGTTGGGCGCGATCGGCTTCGTCGGCATGATCGGGTTGGCGGTCGACCCCGGTGCCGCGCCGCTGCTGTGGAGCATCCTGGTGGGCCTGGGGATGAGCGTGTTCTCCCTGGCGCTGGCCGTCATCGCGTTGCGAGCGCGCACCCCCGAGGACACCGCCCAGCTGTCCGGCATGGTGCAGGGGTTCGGATATCTGCTGGCCGGCATCGGGCCGCTGCTGTTCGGCCTGCTGCACGACCTGACCGGTGGTTGGACCGCCCCGTGGACGATGGCCCTGGCGGTGTACGCGGTGCAGATGGTCGCGGGCGCGGTGGCCGGGCGCAACCGGTACGTGTGA